The following are encoded in a window of Solidesulfovibrio magneticus RS-1 genomic DNA:
- a CDS encoding acyl-CoA dehydrogenase family protein: protein METLRTLPGDDVRQIMWRYADRFDLQMAVQSARSVARGVVARMVADGVRHSHEWTEQKDSLLKTFDEAGITAVFLDPHQGGFIEGPKNMALSLVAFELSWVDAGAATCSLANNLALSPIHERGTTEQRDHYMTLCAPAPDRAPWRGAFALTEPIPYVGVDTGVLTGKVRVDSWEEGQEPILHVEKRGRFITGMDFANYATAAVDTADPRIKSSCIIILEETDPGLFDRGAPTLKMVHQLSSTRDPVFNLKVPASRIVGGYTVKDGCIVPNYSHSEVIAAVFHRTRVPVALMTTAKLLSAVEPVIRYQRGRFRGGDACEAGSAKFELGLQQKQDAVIRLAEVWAAGEAGASLGFATARLFDQLDPTEKAKDAALAAKGVSGARGQMTALKKVQPEAIEYVNLLFVPEQERDAARFAALDADPVVKYQALEAEAGVLCPACKLWNTGHGATVMREAVAMMGGYGITEDCPGFLFHKWNDSQLEATYEGPECVQRRQMSITMASDIFLAYVDNYIAEMERVAASNPETGAASVAAGLTLWKHTFDFLSANKDADGKKLYHSNRQAVTFPLADALCPLIATRLQILDVLELAAKGPENPVVAEGLEGYVAFFSDLARVQAAKAAGEAAKACASLVYGYAPAGADLTAFAGLRAAVDASLAGCGAARERAGQALTQVMIPEALDYPM from the coding sequence ATGGAAACCCTACGTACTCTCCCGGGCGACGACGTCCGGCAAATCATGTGGCGCTACGCCGACCGCTTCGATCTCCAGATGGCCGTGCAGTCGGCCCGTTCCGTGGCCCGGGGCGTCGTGGCCCGCATGGTGGCCGACGGCGTGCGCCATTCCCATGAATGGACCGAGCAGAAGGACTCGTTGCTCAAGACTTTTGATGAAGCCGGCATCACCGCCGTCTTCCTCGATCCCCACCAGGGCGGCTTCATCGAAGGGCCCAAGAACATGGCCCTGTCCCTGGTCGCTTTCGAACTTTCCTGGGTCGACGCCGGCGCGGCCACCTGCTCCCTGGCCAACAACCTGGCCCTGTCGCCTATCCACGAGCGCGGCACCACCGAACAGCGCGACCACTACATGACCCTGTGCGCCCCGGCCCCGGATCGCGCCCCCTGGCGCGGCGCCTTCGCCCTGACCGAACCCATCCCCTACGTCGGCGTCGACACCGGCGTGCTGACCGGCAAGGTGCGCGTCGATTCCTGGGAAGAAGGCCAGGAGCCCATCCTGCACGTGGAAAAGCGCGGCCGCTTCATCACCGGCATGGACTTCGCCAACTACGCCACCGCCGCCGTGGACACTGCCGACCCGCGCATCAAATCCTCCTGCATCATCATCCTGGAAGAGACCGACCCGGGCCTGTTCGACCGCGGCGCGCCCACACTCAAGATGGTGCACCAGCTGTCCTCCACCCGCGACCCGGTCTTCAACCTCAAGGTGCCGGCCAGCCGCATCGTCGGCGGCTACACCGTCAAAGACGGCTGCATCGTTCCCAATTATTCCCACTCCGAGGTCATCGCCGCCGTGTTCCACCGCACCCGCGTGCCGGTGGCGCTCATGACCACGGCCAAGCTGCTCTCGGCCGTGGAGCCGGTCATCCGCTACCAGCGCGGCCGGTTCCGGGGCGGCGACGCCTGCGAGGCCGGTTCGGCGAAATTCGAACTCGGCCTGCAGCAGAAGCAGGACGCCGTCATCCGTCTGGCCGAAGTCTGGGCCGCCGGCGAGGCCGGGGCTTCGCTGGGGTTCGCCACGGCACGGCTTTTCGACCAGCTCGATCCCACGGAAAAGGCCAAGGACGCGGCCCTGGCCGCCAAGGGCGTATCCGGGGCGCGCGGCCAGATGACGGCGCTCAAAAAGGTCCAGCCCGAGGCCATTGAATACGTCAACCTGCTCTTTGTCCCCGAGCAGGAGCGCGACGCCGCCCGTTTCGCCGCCCTGGACGCCGATCCTGTGGTCAAGTACCAGGCGCTGGAAGCCGAAGCCGGCGTGCTCTGCCCGGCCTGCAAGCTGTGGAACACCGGCCACGGCGCCACGGTCATGCGCGAGGCCGTGGCCATGATGGGCGGCTACGGCATCACCGAGGATTGCCCCGGGTTCCTGTTCCACAAGTGGAACGACAGCCAGCTCGAAGCCACCTACGAAGGCCCCGAGTGCGTCCAGCGCCGCCAGATGAGCATCACCATGGCCAGCGACATCTTCCTGGCCTACGTCGACAACTACATCGCCGAGATGGAGCGCGTGGCCGCGTCCAACCCCGAGACCGGTGCGGCCTCGGTGGCCGCCGGCCTCACGCTGTGGAAGCACACCTTCGACTTCCTGTCCGCCAACAAGGACGCCGACGGCAAGAAGCTCTACCACAGCAACCGGCAAGCCGTGACCTTCCCCCTGGCCGACGCCCTGTGTCCGCTGATCGCCACGCGCCTGCAGATCCTCGACGTGCTGGAGCTGGCCGCCAAGGGGCCGGAAAATCCGGTGGTTGCCGAGGGCCTGGAAGGCTATGTCGCCTTCTTTAGCGATCTGGCCCGGGTCCAGGCGGCCAAGGCCGCCGGTGAGGCCGCCAAGGCCTGCGCTTCCCTGGTCTACGGCTACGCCCCGGCCGGAGCCGATCTGACCGCCTTCGCCGGCCTGCGCGCCGCCGTGGACGCGTCCCTGGCCGGCTGCGGCGCGGCCCGCGAACGGGCCGGACAGGCGCTCACCCAGGTCATGATCCCGGAAGCGCTTGATTATCCGATGTAA
- a CDS encoding histidine kinase produces MTLKADCCPIATPLLLTASDPREHLLNIIGSAPEAVRRAVCDLLLSLKTSLDVLPLTPQLDDPDRPVTDWESLLGVLTAIRLELDRLKVTKIEGLRKANPGLVQLEHRFGLAKKAHEKAKLMLEIFYELINAGQDFQTADEILEQSAEVLLKELKADLYVCRLRDESGHWVNIAANTHTGRATPIFVKFMEEALPHHPVMRSVANPRMLFVRSNNLLGPERGGESIDCVPYLEGYRCRLSFFLRGPDDKAFGLIMLYSKKANYFDRYETDFLADCARIVSLTVGRQLEVGRDALAKAAGGMAHVGNNVLAIMKNGAELILEDYEDFLDHEDEIGTALINEAMQLIPGPWPKLAPAAMRHLIGLTIERMEVEKKMQYVNLIVENVNRLKGAIANLLKAVENPILMPYIGGEEVLDLEPEDHPDYDQTS; encoded by the coding sequence ATGACCCTCAAAGCCGACTGCTGCCCCATTGCCACGCCGCTTCTGCTGACGGCTAGCGACCCCCGCGAACATCTGCTCAACATCATCGGCTCGGCCCCGGAAGCCGTGCGCCGGGCCGTGTGCGATCTGCTGTTGTCCCTCAAGACGTCTCTGGATGTGCTGCCGCTCACACCGCAGCTCGACGACCCGGACCGGCCCGTGACGGACTGGGAATCGCTGCTGGGCGTGCTGACCGCCATCCGCCTGGAGCTCGACCGGCTCAAAGTCACCAAGATCGAGGGCCTGCGCAAGGCCAACCCCGGTCTGGTCCAGCTGGAGCACCGCTTCGGCCTGGCCAAGAAGGCTCATGAAAAAGCCAAGCTCATGCTGGAAATTTTCTACGAGCTCATTAACGCCGGCCAGGACTTCCAGACCGCCGATGAAATCCTGGAGCAAAGCGCCGAGGTGCTGCTCAAGGAACTCAAGGCCGACCTCTACGTCTGCCGTCTGCGCGACGAGTCCGGCCACTGGGTCAACATCGCGGCCAACACCCACACCGGCCGGGCCACGCCCATCTTCGTCAAATTCATGGAAGAGGCCCTGCCCCACCATCCGGTCATGCGCTCGGTGGCCAATCCGCGGATGCTTTTCGTGCGCTCCAACAACCTGCTTGGCCCGGAACGCGGCGGCGAGTCCATCGACTGCGTGCCCTATCTCGAAGGCTACCGCTGCCGGCTGTCGTTTTTCCTGCGCGGCCCGGACGACAAGGCCTTTGGCCTGATCATGCTCTATTCCAAGAAGGCCAACTATTTCGACCGCTACGAGACCGATTTTCTGGCCGACTGCGCCCGCATCGTGTCGCTGACCGTGGGCCGCCAACTGGAAGTGGGCCGCGACGCCCTGGCCAAAGCGGCCGGCGGCATGGCCCACGTGGGCAACAACGTGCTGGCCATCATGAAAAACGGGGCAGAGCTGATCCTGGAAGATTATGAGGATTTTCTCGACCACGAAGACGAGATCGGCACGGCGCTCATCAACGAGGCCATGCAGCTCATCCCCGGCCCCTGGCCCAAGCTGGCCCCGGCCGCCATGCGCCACCTCATCGGACTGACCATCGAGCGCATGGAAGTCGAAAAAAAGATGCAGTACGTGAATTTGATCGTGGAGAACGTCAACCGCCTCAAGGGGGCCATCGCCAACCTGCTCAAGGCCGTGGAAAACCCCATCCTCATGCCCTACATCGGCGGCGAGGAAGTGCTCGACCTCGAACCCGAGGACCATCCGGACTACGACCAGACGTCCTAG
- a CDS encoding DUF342 domain-containing protein, producing the protein MRYVLTHHFDPDFEQRRLRPKNREDGSVDQFDLGYVQNVAAGQLLAEWTPLAPGENAPDEAIVSENTAFPHGEGCKVDPDNPLRLLAAVNGHVARIDGRITVRETLAIGRDIDFHTGNIVALGDVIIGGDVRSGFTVMGRHVTVTGLVLAARVRAMGNVTCNGGIQGGGKATLRAGRSLRARFCENAVLHAAQNILIDGSAMHCRLFAGEKLAVKGRLAGGEAYCGEAVYVGEQLGGGGQSQTRILLGYDPERIHKDQHIKAGLRQALLDVEACRVDIGRGGEAAKECSALLAQGEQRVEAFRRQLKRLWESPAATRRFSSCRVIVPGRIGANVEISIGEAHSVIPEDTRDAVVRYQDGEIVVEHPALRK; encoded by the coding sequence ATGCGGTATGTGCTGACGCACCATTTCGACCCGGACTTCGAACAGCGCCGGCTGCGCCCGAAGAACCGGGAAGACGGCAGCGTGGACCAGTTCGACCTGGGCTACGTGCAAAACGTCGCCGCCGGCCAGCTCCTGGCCGAATGGACGCCCCTGGCTCCGGGCGAGAACGCGCCGGACGAGGCCATCGTCTCGGAAAACACCGCCTTTCCCCACGGCGAGGGCTGCAAGGTCGATCCGGACAACCCGCTGCGGCTGCTGGCCGCCGTCAACGGCCACGTGGCCCGCATCGACGGCCGCATCACCGTGCGCGAGACCCTGGCCATCGGCCGCGACATCGATTTCCACACCGGCAACATCGTGGCCCTGGGCGACGTCATCATCGGCGGCGACGTCCGGTCCGGATTCACGGTTATGGGCCGCCACGTCACGGTGACCGGGCTGGTGCTGGCCGCCCGGGTTCGGGCCATGGGCAACGTCACCTGCAACGGCGGCATCCAGGGCGGCGGCAAGGCCACCCTGCGGGCCGGGCGCAGTCTGCGGGCCAGATTTTGCGAAAACGCCGTGCTCCACGCCGCCCAGAACATCCTCATCGACGGTTCGGCCATGCATTGCCGGCTTTTCGCCGGGGAGAAGCTGGCGGTCAAGGGCCGGCTGGCCGGAGGCGAAGCCTACTGCGGCGAGGCGGTCTACGTGGGCGAGCAGCTCGGCGGCGGCGGCCAGAGCCAGACGCGCATCCTGCTCGGCTACGACCCCGAGCGCATCCACAAGGACCAGCACATCAAGGCCGGGCTGCGCCAGGCCCTGCTCGACGTCGAGGCCTGCCGGGTGGATATCGGGCGCGGCGGGGAAGCCGCCAAGGAATGCAGCGCGTTGCTGGCCCAGGGCGAGCAGCGCGTCGAGGCCTTCCGCCGCCAGCTCAAGCGCTTGTGGGAGAGTCCGGCGGCCACTCGGCGTTTTTCCAGTTGCCGGGTCATCGTGCCGGGCCGCATCGGGGCCAATGTGGAAATCTCCATCGGCGAGGCCCATTCCGTCATCCCCGAGGACACCCGCGACGCCGTGGTCCGCTACCAGGACGGCGAAATCGTGGTGGAGCATCCGGCGCTGCGCAAATAG